In Maylandia zebra isolate NMK-2024a linkage group LG12, Mzebra_GT3a, whole genome shotgun sequence, a single genomic region encodes these proteins:
- the LOC101482196 gene encoding ceramide transfer protein — MSTGTSLHSSPKQSRKSKKKQLLKQETQRWIPVQTCSHPVTSQSRTVWKVQLPSASSGHEYSSIGTHRFANKVEETVQNHMAYSIQEEGGGANWQLVAEEGAMKVYRREVEENGIVLDPLKATHAVKGVTGHEVCHYFWDTAVRLDWETTVENFHVVEKLSDNAVIVYQTHKTVWPVAQRDVLFLSVIRMIPPRNESEPDTWIVCNISVEHDDVPLTNRCVRAKLNVAMICQTLVSPPEGDKEISRDNISCRVSYVANVNPGGWFPASILRPVAKREYPKFLKRFSSYVQEKTAGKPILF, encoded by the exons ATGAGTACCGGGACTTCGTTGCACAGTTCACCGAAGCAGTCACGGAAAAGTAAGAAGAAACAGCTGCTGAAGCAGGAGACTCAAAGATGGATCCCTGTGCAGACCTGCAGCCATCCAGTTACA AGCCAGTCAAGGACGGTCTGGAAAGTTCAACTGCCTTCAGCTTCCTCCGGTCATGAATATTCCAGCATCGGCACACACAGATTTGCCAACAAG GTGGAGGAAACTGTGCAGAATCACATGGCTTACTCCATCCAGGAGGAGGGTGGAGGTGCCAACTGGCAACTGGTAGCAGAAGAAGGGGCGATGAAG GTATACAGGAGGGAAGTGGAGGAGAACGGCATCGTCCTGGATCCCCTCAAAGCGACACATGCTGTGAAGGGGGTAACTGGACATGAGGTCTGCCACTACTTCTGGGACACTGCAGTCCGATTGGACTGGGAGA CCACCGTTGAAAATTTCCACGTTGTGGAAAAGCTCTCTGATAATGCCGTCATTGTCTACCAGACGCACAAG ACAGTGTGGCCTGTCGCTCAGAGAGATGTGCTCTTCCTGTCAGTCATCAGGATGATTCCACCGAGAAATGAAAGTGAACCCGACACATGGATCGTCTGCAACATCTCTGTGGAGCATGATGATGTACCT CTAACAAACCGGTGTGTTCGTGCCAAACTTAATGTTGCAATGATCTGCCAAACGCTGGTTAGTccaccagagggcgacaaaGAGATCAGCAGAGACAACATCTCGTGCAGGGTCAGCTATGTTGCCAATG TGAACCCCGGAGGCTGGTTTCCAGCATCAATCCTCAGACCTGTGGCCAAGAGAGAGTATCCCAAGTTCCTCAAACGCTTCAGCTCCTACGTCCAGGAGAAAACCGCTGGGAAGCCCATCCTTTTCTGA
- the pip5k1bb gene encoding phosphatidylinositol 4-phosphate 5-kinase type-1 beta, whose amino-acid sequence MSTATENGTGGNRSSEKTYKKTTSSALKGAIQLGIGYTVGNLTSKPDRDVLMQDFYVVESVFLPSEGSNLTPAHHYPDFRFKTYAPLAFRYFRDLFGIKPDDYLYSLVNEPLIELVNPGASGSLFYLTSDDEFIIKTVQHKEAKFLQRLLPGYYMNLNQNPRTLLPKFYGLYCIQSGGINIRLVVMNNVLPRSVKMHYKYDLKGSTYKRRASRKEREKACPTYKDLDFQDMHEEGLYFDAETYNNLMKTLQRDCRVLESFKIMDYSLLLGVHVLDHREGGEQGQAGGDGRRPVAQRVLYSTAMESIQGDGKAAEALTTDDTMGGIPARTHKDEKLLIYLGIIDILQSYRFIKKLEHSWKALVYDGDSVSVHRPGFYASRFLKFMSTRVFRKTQPIRFSPSKRTRTSIPALKSCSQEILSSQADERNEEDRRDRLVGARSLASLDGQAVFGSYLRPDIVPANPSFYEGSSMGTISTSSIFVNVENQTEDRDDVASSSTFTLEDSAICLTSEQSTMDVDMDRDDGSVLDVYL is encoded by the exons ATGTCTACGGCCACAGAAAATGGGACAGGAGGGAATCGGAGCTCAGAGAAAACCTACAAGAAG ACCACATCCTCGGCGTTAAAGGGAGCCATTCAGCTTGGTATTGGCTATACAGTGGGAAACCTCACCTCCAAGCCTGACAGAGATGTTCTTATGCAAGACTTCTATGTGGTGGAGAGTGTCTTTCTGCCCAG TGAGGGAAGCAACCTGACTCCAGCACATCACTATCCTGACTTCCGCTTCAAGACATACGCCCCGCTGGCCTTCCGCTACTTCAGAGATCTGTTCGGCATCAAGCCAGATGACTACCTG TACTCCCTGGTAAACGAGCCTCTGATTGAGCTGGTCAACCCCGGGGCCAGCGGCTCTCTCTTCTACCTGACCAGCGACGATGAGTTCATCATTAAAACCGTTCAGCACAAGGAGGCCAAGTTTCTCCAGAGGCTGCTACCTGGATACTACATG AACTTGAACCAGAATCCACGCACTTTGCTTCCCAAGTTTTACGGCCTGTACTGCATCCAGTCTGGAGGCATCAACATCCGATTGGTGGTGATGAACAATGTGTTGCCTCGCTCtgtcaaaatgcactacaaatACGACCTGAAGGGATCCACCTATAAGAGACGAGCGTccaggaaagagagagagaaggcctGTCCGACCTACAAAGACTTGGACTTTCAAGACATGCACGAGGAGGGGCTTTACTTTGACGCCGAGACGTACAACAACCTCATGAAGACTCTGCAGAGAGACTGTCGG GTGCTTGAGAGTTTCAAGATCATGGACTACAGTCTTCTGCTGGGCGTGCACGTCCTGGACCACAGAGAGGGGGGCGAGCAGGGTCAGGCAGGGGGTGATGGGAGGAGACCCGTGGCTCAGAGGGTGCTTTACTCCACCGCCATGGAGTCCATTCAAGGAGACGGCAAGGCTGCTGAAGCCCTCACCACTGATGACAC GATGGGCGGCATCCCAGCCCGGACACACAAAGATGAAAAGCTGCTCATCTACCTGGGCATCATAGATATTCTACAGTCATACAG GTTCATTAAAAAGTTGGAGCACTCATGGAAAGCCCTGGTGTACGATGGT GACTCCGTCTCAGTCCACCGGCCCGGGTTTTACGCCAGCCGCTTCCTGAAGTTCATGAGCACACGGGTCTTCAGGAAGACTCAGC CAATTCGATTCTCCCCTTCAAAGAGGACCCGCACTTCCATCCCTGCTCTGAAGTCGTGCTCACAGGAGATCCTTTCATCGCAAGCGGATGAGAGGAACGAGGAGGACAGGAGGGACCGGCTGGTAGGAGCGCGCAGCCTCGCCAGCCTGGATGGACAAG ccGTGTTCGGTTCATATCTGCGCCCCGACATTGTCCCAGCCAACCCATCCTTCTACGAGGGCTCCTCCATGGGAACTAtctccacctcctccatctTTGTAAACGTGGAAAACCAAACAGAGGACAG GGATGACGTCGCATCCAGCTCCACCTTCACCCTGGAGGACAGTGCCATCTGCCTTACGTCGGAGCAGAGCACCATGGACGTGGACATGGATCGAGATGACGGATCGGTTCTTGACGTCTACCTG TGA